AGGGAAGACCAAATCCTCTCCCAAGTGAAACAGAAAGTGAATAAGCTGGAGCCCGACGTGATCCTGAAAAACAAGGCCGACGGCCGCCTACTCAAGCTGGATACTGAAGCCAGCAAGGCTACCCAGCCAAAAGAGGACGAAAAACACTACGAATGGATCCTCGACGGGATCGACTGCGCCAACTGTGCGAGCAAGGTCGAAAGAGGCGTGGCTCAGGTAGCAGGTGTGGCCAACAGCAATGTGAACTTCATGACGCAGACCTTGAGCTTTGAGGTGACGAATGAGAAGAAAGACCAAATCCTCTCCCAAGTGAAACAGAAAGTGAACACGTTGGAGCCAGATGTGGTCCTGAAGAACAAGGCCGACGGTACATTGATTGCAATGAGCACGAAGACAGCCGAGTCGGAATCAGCAGCTGCTGAAGCGGTAGAGCGGGATAATAGGGAAGACGGGGAAGAAAATGAACTGAGGACAGCCGTCATTCGCTTGGTACTCGGCTTCTCCCTTATGCTGGCCGGAATATTCCTGCCACTTCCAGGAGTTCTTCCCGTTATCCTGTTCGTTATTGCCTACCTGATTTCCGGCTATGATGTCGTCTGGCGTGCAGTCCGGAACATATTCCGCGGACAAGTCTTTGACGAGAACTTCCTGATGACAATTGCGACGCTGGCTGCCTTCTATGTACAGGAATATCCGGAGGCCGTCGCGGTCATGCTCTTCTATCAGGTAGGGGAAGTGTTCCAGGATGTCGCCCTTTCGAAGTCCCGCCGCTCGATTGCGGACCTGATGGATATCCGTCCCGATTACGCGAACCTGGATACGGGAAACGGGATTGTGAAGGTCGCACCGGAATCCATCCAGGTGGGTGATATCATTCTGGTTCGCCCGGGTGAGAAAGTACCGTTGGACGGGAAAATCGTGGAGGGAACCTCCGCGATGGATACGTCCGCTTTGACCGGGGAATCGGTTCCGCGGAGCGTGAACCCGGGTGACTCCGTCCTGAGTGGTTTTATCAACCGCAATGGGGTGCTGAAAGTAGTGGTGGAGAAGCCCTTTGCGGAATCCACCGTTAAGAAGATTTTGGACTTGGTCGAGAACGCCAGCGGCCGGAAGGCGCCGACCGAGCAGTTTATCACCAAATTTGCGCGCTACTATACGCCCGTCGTCGTGGTCGCCGCACTCCTGTTGGCGGTTGTGCCACCCTTGGTACTCCCGGGAGCGACGTTCGATGAATGGATCTACCGGGCAGCGATCTTCTTGGTTATTTCCTGCCCCTGTGCCCTGGTCGTCTCCATTCCCGTCGGTTTTTTCGGCGGAATTGGCGCTTCTTCAAGAAAAGGGATCCTCGTGAAGGGCAGCAACTACTTGGAAGCCCTGAACGACTTGAAGTACGTGGTGATGGACAAGACCGGTACCTTGACAAAAGGGAAGTTCGAGATTACCGCGATTGAGCCCAAGCTGGGGGTCAGTCCAGAAGATTTGATTGAAGTGGCAGCCCATGCCGAGGCCCATTCCAGCCACCCGATTGCCGATTCTATCAAGGAAAGATATGGCCAAGCAATCCAGGAAGAACGAATCACTGCCTATAACGAAATCTCCGGACACGGAATCCAAGCGACCATTGACGGCAAAGAAGTGTTGGCGGGAAATGCCCGTCTGATGGAAAAATTCGCGGTGAACTTCGAAGAAGTATCTGAAATCGGAACCATTGTGTACCTGGCTGTGGAAGGTGAGTACGCCGGTTCCCTCCTGATTGCGGACGCCATCAAGGAAGACGCCGCAGCCGCTATCGCCACCATGAAGAAGCTGGGAATCGAACACATCATCATGCTCACTGGTGACGCCCAGTCTGTAGGTGAGGCAGTAGCCAAGAAACTGGGAATCTCAGAGGTCTACAGCGAACTGTTGCCGCAAGACAAGGTGACGAAATTCGAGGAGATCCTCGTGCGAAAAGGGAAGAAGGAGAAAGTCGCCTTCGTCGGGGATGGAATCAACGATACCCCGGTCCTGGCCCGCTCTGATATCGGCTTCGCCATGGGTGGCCTGGGGTCCGACGCAGCCATTGAGGCCGCTGACGTGGTGATCATGGACGACAAACCCTCCAAGATTGGGACGGCCATGCAGGTGGCCAAGGATACCCGTCGCATTGTTTGGCAAAACATCTTCTTCGCCCTTGGGGTGAAAGGCTTGTTCCTCATTCTGGGTGCTTTTGGGGTGGCTTCGATGTGGGAAGCGGTCTTTGCGGATGTGGGGGTCACCGTGATTGCCGTCATCAATGCCATGCGAATCCTCAATAAATAGAATTAGTAAAAGGGAACTTCTTGTGATAAGAGAAGTTCCCTTTTCATTCTCTCCAGCCTTTTTTTAGGCAGGTATCCAGGTCAAGTGTACTTAAAAAGATTCCTCCAAGCTTTCATATAGTTTTACTATTCAATGTATTGACACAAGATAGATAAACTTCTATATTATACATAGATGACTTTCTATGTATAGAAGTAGATAGTAAAAAGGAGATAATATGATGAATAAACTGGAATTATTTGAGCCGGCCATGTGTTGTAACACCGGGGTGTGCGGGCCTTCCGTGAAAGAAGACCTATTGGTGATGACGTCCGCTATTCAAGCCCTGAATACAGTTGAAGGCTACGAGGCAATTCGGTACAACCTGTCGAGCAGCCCGCAAGAATTTGTTAATAATGCAACCGTGACAACCATTTTGCAAGAAGAATTGGCCGATGCGTTGCCGATCACATTGGTGAATGGGGAAGTAAAGAAAAAAGGCGCTTATCCTACTTTAGATGAGATTTCGACATTCATGGGAATTCAATTCGTCATGGCAGGATCAGCTGACGGTAGCTGTTGCGGCGGAGCTGACTCCGACTGCTGTTAAAAGGAAGGAACGATGATAGATGGAACATTATTCACCAATAGTAAGTGACTTAACAAAATACTTATTCTTTACGGGGAAGGGCGGGGTTGGAAAGACTTCAACCGCCTGCGCGACAGCGGTCGCACTGGCTGACAGTGGCAAGCGCGTGATGCTAGTCAGTACAGACCCTGCCAGTAACTTACAAGATGTGTTTGGCCGGGAACTGACCAATAAAGGAACGGTAATCGAAGAAGTACCAGGGTTGCATGTGGCCAATTTTGATCCCATTACAGCAGCTCAGGAATACATGGAGTCCGTCGTTGGCCCTTATCGGGGAATGTTGCCGGAATCTGCCATTGCCAATATGGAGGAGCAACTCATGGGCTCTTGTACCGTGGAAATTGCCTCCTTTAACGAGTTTGCTGGCTTTTTGACCAACCCTGAAGTCGAACAGAAATTTGATTTCATTCTCTTTGATACCGCACCAACAGGCCACACGTTGCGGATGCTGCAGTTACCGTCTGCATGGAATAACTTTCTAGATGAGAACACCACTGGTGTATCTTGCATGGGACAACTTTCCGGTTTAGGTGATCAGAAGGAGAGCTACGAACGGGCGGTCAAAACGCTAGCCGATAAAACAAAAACAACCTTGCTTTTAGTCACTCGGCCACAAGAAGGGCCGATTATGGAGGCGGAACGCGCTTCTAATGAGCTAAAAGAATTGGGTGTTCTTAACCAACGACTCATCGTCAATGGCGTGTTGGAAAAGCCAACCGATGCCGTTTCGCAAAAGTTTGCAGACGAGCAGCAAGAAGCCTTAAGCAATATGCCCGCCAGCTTGAAGCAACTTCCAGCTACACAGATTCCTTTGCGTTCCTTTAACGTGACTGGCCTTGAAAACCTGCGTTCGCTCTTAAAAGAAGAACAAGTCATTACCGCTCCTACAAGCCTGCAAAACGAAACTTACCCGGCCCTCAGACAGGTTGTCGATGATTTGGTGCGTACAAATAAACGTGTGGTCTTCACGATGGGCAAAGGCGGGGTTGGAAAAACAACGATTGCCGCTACCATCGCCCTTGGACTGGCGGAAAAAGGCAAGAAAGTCCACTTGGCCACAACCGATCCTGCTGCCCACTTGGGCTATATCATTCAAGAATCGGACGCGATCAAAATGAGCCGAATTGACGAAAAGCAAGAACTAGCCGATTATCAAGAAGAAGTGCTGACGAAGGCCCGCCAAACGATGTCACCAGAAGACTTGGCCTACGTGGAAGAAGATTTGCGCTCCCCATGTACTCAGGAAATAGCCGTTTTCAGACGTTTCGCTGACATTGTAGCAACTGTTGACGCCGATGTGGTCGTCATTGACACCGCACCTACGGGACATACCTTATTGCTGTTGGATTCATCCCAAAGTTACGCCAAAGAAGTGGAACGGACTTCAGGAGAGGTGCCGGAATCGGTACGCCAGTTGTTGCCAGTGTTGCAAGACCCACAGCAAACGGAAGTGGTGATGGTCACACTGCCTGAAAATACGCCAGTATACGAATCGCTTCGATTAAAGGAAGACTTAGACCGAGCAAACATTGCGCATACGTGGTGGGTGGTAAATAACAGCATGTTATCAACCGGAACCACCAATGAATTGCTGCTAGCCCGGGCTCAAAACGAACAAAAATGGATCCAAAAAGTAGCTGAAGTATCAAACAACCACTTTGCGGTTGTGGAGTGGAGTTCGGTAGAACTCAAAGGGGAAGCTTTGGCGACCATACTATAGTCTTTTATGAAAGGAAATAAAAAAAATGGAGAAATTAGCGATTTATGAACCAGCATTGTGTTGCAGCACCGGTGTATGCGGCCCTTCTGTGGATGAAAACTTGATTCGCATCACTGCTGTCATGCAACACGTTCGGAAAGTAGAAGGAAAGCAAATGGTCCGTTACAATCTAAGTGCAAATCCAAATTCTTTTATTCGCAATGAAGCCGTTCAGCAAGTGCTTCAGGAAAAAGGAATAGACGGTTTGCCAGTGACTGTTTTGAATAACGATACCATAGTGAAAGTCGGAGATTATCCAACTAACCAGGAGATTGCTGATTGGTTAGGTGTATCCTTAGAAAAAACAACGGCCTCTACCGTAAAGTAGAAAGGAGACTGAAAATGACATACGAATCGTATGCAAAGATTGCCAAAGCCCTATCTGAACCAAAACGTGTCAAAATATTAGACATGCTCTCATGTGGGGAAATGTGTGCCTGTGATATTTTAGAACACTTTGATTTTACGCAGCCAACCCTATCCCACCATATCAAGGTACTGACTGAAGCAGGAATGGTGACTTCAGAAAAAAAGGGGACCTGGCATCATTATTCCCTTAACGAAGAAACAGCAAAGCAGTACATTCAGGAAACGGTTCACTTGCTGACACATGCCGCGGATTGTATTTGTATCAAAGAAGGAAATAAGACCGATAAGACAAACCTTGGCGTTCTACAATAATATCGATCTAACCTCATTTAAAAGGAGATAATTATGACGACGAATTCAGAAAAGAAACATAATAAACTAGCTATAGGTATTTGGGAGAAATATTTATCGTTGTGGGTAGGATTAAGTATGATTGCCGGGATATTGATTGGCTATTTTTTACCCGGTGTTCCAATAGCTTTAGAGGGAATGACATTTTATAACGTCTCCATACCAACTTCCATTTTACTTTGGATTATGATATTTCCAATGTTTTTAAAAATAGATTTTTTTAGTGTAGTAGGCGCTTTAAAGAAACCTAAAGGTATTGCGTTGACTAGCTTCATTAATTATGCAATTAAGCCTTTTACGATGTTCGCTATTGCCGCATTTTTTTTCTATGTTGTATTTAATCAGTGGGTTAGTTCAGAGTTAGCTGGAGAATATATAGCGGGTGCTGTTTTACTAGGAGCAGCGCCCTGTACAGCAATGGTATTTGTTTGGAGTAAACTTACAAATGGTGATCCAGCCTATACCCTGGTCCAGGTTTCGGTAAATGATATTTTAATCCTATTACTATATGTTCCAATCGTTTCGTTGTTACTAGGTGTCACAGACATTGATGTTCCAATGGAAACGTTAGTTTTATCATTGGTATTATTCATAGTTGCGCCATTAGTAGCGGCTATTTTTACACGTAACGTAGTAGTAAATAAAAAAGGAAAAGAGTATTTCGAAAATACTTTTATTGGAAAATTTGATGGTTATACAAATTTGGGCTTGATTTTAACATTAATTATTATTTTTACAACTCAAGGACAACCCATTATTGAGAATCCTCTCCACATTTTACTTATTGCAGTTCCTTTAATTATTCAAAATATTTTGATTTATGTTATAGGGTACGGGGGCTCCAAAGCCTGTCGCTTGCCATACAATATTGCAGCCCCAGCAGCTATGGTGGGCACTAGTAATTTCTTTGAACTAGCGGTAGCGGTATCGATTTCAATGTTCGGACTAGATTCAGGCGCAACCCTTGTGACCGTTGTTGGTGTTCTAATTGAAGTGCCAATGATGTTGTTGTTAGTCAAATTTTCAAATAAAACAAAACATTGGTTTGACGGGTATGAATACTAAATAAAGAATAAAACGATGGAAAAGAGGCAGACAACATGAAAATAGTCATTATTGGTTCCGTTGCAGCCGGCACGTCCGTAGCGGCAAAAGCTAGAAGAAATACCGAGGAAGCTGAAATTGTTGTGTATGACCAAGGGAAAGATATTTCTTATTCTGTTTGCGGGATTCCTTATCAAATCGGTGGAGAAGTCGAAAGCATTGACCAACTGACTCCCCGGAATGCTGCTTGGTTCAAAAAGCGTTATAATGTTGATATTTTTACTGAACACAAGGTAACCAAAGCCAATCATGAAACGAAAACGTTGGAAGTGTTGAATGTCGTAACAGGGGAAACGAAAGAGGACCACTATGATGTATTGGTGATTGCCACTGGTGCGTCCCCATTCACACCACCGCCCTTCAACCAAAATGAATACGATAATGTCTTCCAGGTGCGGAACATTCAGGATAACCGCGACATCACTGCTTACCTTTCCCTGAAGCAACCGAAGAAAGCTGTCGTAGTTGGTTCTGGTTTTATCGGCTTGGAAATGACCGAGCAATTGGTACATAAAGGGATGGACGTAACCTTGGTGGAAATGCAGGACCAAGTGATGCCGCCAATGGATGCCGATATGGCATTCCGCGTCGAGGAACACTTGCGTGCTCATGGTGTTCGTCTCCTTTTGAGTGATACCGTGAAGACCATTGACGGTAAAAATTCAGTTAAGAGTGTGACCACCACCAAGGGCGAAACCCTTGAAGCTGATGTCGTCTTCCTCTCGGTTGGCGTTCGTCCCAATACTGAGTTGGCCAAACAAATGGGCGTGGAGATTGGCCCTACAGGCGCTATTGCCGTGAATAAAAAAATGCAGACCAATGTGCCGGATGTGTATGCGGTCGGCGATGTGGCCGAAAGCTTCAGCGTCATTACCGGCAAACCGATTTACCGTCCATTGGGCTCGACGGCCAATAAAATGGGCCGGATCGCTGGGGATGTTATCACCGGTGGCAATTTGGAGCATCGGGGCGTACTCGGCACCGGCATTTTCCGTCTCTTTGACTTGCATGTCGGCCAAACCGGTTTGACCGAAAAAGAGGCGATTCAGGAAGGCTATGAATACGAAACACTGTATAACTTGAAACCTGATCACGCTGAATATTTGGGCGGACAGGAATTGACCATCAAAGCTTTGGCAGACCGCAAGACGGGCCGCGTCCTAGGCGCGCAAGTCATCGGCAAGGCTGGTGTCGATAAGCGGGTTGACGTGATTGCCACCGCCATTACGTTCGGCGCCAAAGCGGAAGATCTCTTCCACTTAGATTTGGCTTACGCACCACCGTTCGCAACCACCAAAGATCCCGTTCTTTACACCGGGATGGCATTGGACAATGCTATCAAGCGTAACCCATTGATGACGCCGACTAAGATATTAGCCACTCAAGAAAAAGGCGAGGCAATCCAAATCATCGACACCCGTTCGAAAAAAGATTATGAAAAATCTCATGTGAAGGGTGCCGTCCATATCCCGCTAGGGGAACTAAGAATCCGTGCGGAAGAATTAGACAAGGAAGTACCGACCGTCACTTACTGTAATAAAGGCGTGACCGGGAATGCGGCCCAAAACGTTTTGATTAATCATGGCTTCAAGGAAGTCTACAACCTATCTGGCGGAAACAAGAACTACCAGAGTTACGTAGCTATGTTGGAAGCTATAAAATAGGACAAATGGACTTGGATTGCACAGCTCTTTTTTCATTAGTTTTCATTGGAATAGACCCAAATATTGCTGGATATTCTTCGTAAAATGGAGGAGAAGTTATAGATAATCATAGATGGGTCATTCAAGAAGAAATTACCGAAGCTAAAGATCAGGTAGAACCGTTGGAAATCGGATCAGAAGTTACCTTGGAAGCAAAACATATGTAGGAGTGCGTAGGGGCGTAACACAGATATGAACAGACAAAATGATATCTCACTTATCGACCGAGTAGTCGATAAATACAACATGGAAAGAGCCATTGAAAAGGTTCGAAAGAACAAAGGGGTTCCCAGTGTCGATGGTATGACCGTCGATGAATTGGAAGAACACATGCAGACCTACGGGTCAGCGATTGTCCGGAAATTGAAGGACAGTACCTATCAACCGCAGCCGGTTAAACGGGTAGAAATACCCAAAGCAAACGGCGGTGTCCGTCGTTTAGGAATACCGACTGTCAGGGATCGTGTTGTCCAACAAGCGATTTTACAGGTCATTGACCCGATTATTGACCCACATTTCTCGGAATACAGTTATGGCTTCCGTAAAGGCCGGAACGCGCATCAAGCAATCGAGCACGTGATTGGCTACTATGAAGAAGGCTATCGAGTGGTGGTAGATTGTGATTTGAAGAATTATTTCGACACTATCAATCATCAGATTTTAAGAAATAATCTCGAATACTATATTCATGACAAAGTGATATTAAGAATTATCTGGAACTTTTTGAAGTCCGGTCTGCTTTGGTACCGGACTCCTGAATTTTTCCCATTTCCGTCCATACTTGGTCAAGAACTGTTCTTTATCCGTCTCTCTTAAAGATTCCCATAATTCTGGCAGTACATCGTCGAGCTGATGAATGATGGATTGGCATTGTCCATCTCATTCAGGCTCTCCATGTCACGTTTTTATCTTTTAATGGTTCCTTCTCCGTAAGTGTGCCACATTTTTTTGAGCGCAATTCTATGCAGTTTCACTTCTTTCTTAGACCAGTCCACCATTGTTTCCAGAGGAATAAATCCATAGTATTTTTCACAAGATTATGGGCTTGACTGAACTTGTAAAAGAAGCCCTCTAAAACAATTAAAATAAAACTTAGTGAGATTAATAAACGATTTAAAGACGATCTAACGAATAGTTACTCTGTTTTTAATTTCTAGGACGGTCTACTTCTTTATTGTAGAACCGCTTCTCAACTATTGAAAAAATGGTAAACAGACATAAGTCTTTACTTGTAATTAATAAAAAATCGAAATGTTTGACAATGTAGATAGACAACCATAAACTAAGAACATAATCTATATCTACATCTGTAGATGAAACTTATTATTGGAGGAGATAAATTGCTGAGTCAATTGAAGTTAAACTGCAACAACGAATATTTATATGGTGGATTATCAGCCAACAGATGGGAGGGGGTCGCTCTTTATCATAAATGGTTTGTTGAAGAGGAATTAGTTCAATAATCACGATTGGTACATTAAAATACTTGTCGATTTTAAAATTTTTTAATAATAAAAAATTACTAAGAAAGGAAGTTTAACTGTGAATAAATATATACGTTTCGGATTAATGATTTTAACTTCTACTGTTGTGATGTACTTTCTAATGTTTGTGAATGTTAATGAATTTGCACATATTTACTTGAGTCAAACCCGTGTTTATATGGCTATTCTAATGGGGGCTATCATGGCAATAATTATGATGGGTTTTATGTGGAAAATGTACGACAACAAAAAATTAAATACCGTCATAATGGGACTTTCGGTTTTACTCGTGGTGGGATCGTTTGGGCTTATTCAAAACCAAGTTGGCGTAGATGATACTGCTTGGATGAGAGCTATGATTCCACACCATTCTACCGCTATTATGACGAGTGAAAATGCCAATCTCACAGATTCACGGGTGCAGAAATTAAGCGAAGAAATTATCCAAGCCCAAGAAGAAGAAATTGCTGAGATGGAACAATTAATTGAAGATATAGAAGAAAACGGAGAAGAATAAACATTCAATCAATTTAAGAAGTAAAAAGATCCCTATACACAAGAAGTCTATGATAACTTCCGTGTGTATAGGTTTTTTTCTATTTTTCCGCTTTTTCTCAATTCTTGATTTCCTAAATACGATAAACAATTAAATTACTCAATAGTGTTCATCATATTTAGAAAATATAATTTTAAAAATAAGGAATTCTAAAATCAATAAAAGTAAATCAATGGTAACCTTATAATTAGTATTGGGTAAAGATAGGAAAACAAAGGCAATAATAGCTGGTTACATTTATTTAAAAAAGACTTGACAAGAATTGTTTACAATAGTAAACTTGTCTCAAACATTTACGTTTACTCATGTAAACAATAAGGAGGGAAAGAGAATGAGTACAATAGTAGTTAACCCTCATATCACAGATGCTGAATGGGAAGTTATGCGTGTAGTCTGGGCGAATGGTCGAGTGACTAGTAAAGAAGTCATCTCCATATTGAAAGAAAAAATGGACTGGAAACAAGCGACAACCAAAACGCTCTTAGGTCGACTCGTGGAAAAAGGCGCACTGAATACAGAGCAAGAAGGTAGAAAATATATTTATTCGGCAAATATCGAAGAGAAAGAAGCGGTAAGAAGTTT
This genomic interval from Jeotgalibaca porci contains the following:
- a CDS encoding heavy metal translocating P-type ATPase, which codes for MDTEASKATQPKEDEKHYEWILDGIDCANCASKVERGVAQVAGVANSNVNFMTQTLSFEVTNEKKDQILSQVKQKVNTLEPDVVLKNKADGTLIAMSTKTAESESAAAEAVERDNREDGEENELRTAVIRLVLGFSLMLAGIFLPLPGVLPVILFVIAYLISGYDVVWRAVRNIFRGQVFDENFLMTIATLAAFYVQEYPEAVAVMLFYQVGEVFQDVALSKSRRSIADLMDIRPDYANLDTGNGIVKVAPESIQVGDIILVRPGEKVPLDGKIVEGTSAMDTSALTGESVPRSVNPGDSVLSGFINRNGVLKVVVEKPFAESTVKKILDLVENASGRKAPTEQFITKFARYYTPVVVVAALLLAVVPPLVLPGATFDEWIYRAAIFLVISCPCALVVSIPVGFFGGIGASSRKGILVKGSNYLEALNDLKYVVMDKTGTLTKGKFEITAIEPKLGVSPEDLIEVAAHAEAHSSHPIADSIKERYGQAIQEERITAYNEISGHGIQATIDGKEVLAGNARLMEKFAVNFEEVSEIGTIVYLAVEGEYAGSLLIADAIKEDAAAAIATMKKLGIEHIIMLTGDAQSVGEAVAKKLGISEVYSELLPQDKVTKFEEILVRKGKKEKVAFVGDGINDTPVLARSDIGFAMGGLGSDAAIEAADVVIMDDKPSKIGTAMQVAKDTRRIVWQNIFFALGVKGLFLILGAFGVASMWEAVFADVGVTVIAVINAMRILNK
- the arsD gene encoding arsenite efflux transporter metallochaperone ArsD — encoded protein: MCCNTGVCGPSVKEDLLVMTSAIQALNTVEGYEAIRYNLSSSPQEFVNNATVTTILQEELADALPITLVNGEVKKKGAYPTLDEISTFMGIQFVMAGSADGSCCGGADSDCC
- the arsA gene encoding arsenical pump-driving ATPase, with product MEHYSPIVSDLTKYLFFTGKGGVGKTSTACATAVALADSGKRVMLVSTDPASNLQDVFGRELTNKGTVIEEVPGLHVANFDPITAAQEYMESVVGPYRGMLPESAIANMEEQLMGSCTVEIASFNEFAGFLTNPEVEQKFDFILFDTAPTGHTLRMLQLPSAWNNFLDENTTGVSCMGQLSGLGDQKESYERAVKTLADKTKTTLLLVTRPQEGPIMEAERASNELKELGVLNQRLIVNGVLEKPTDAVSQKFADEQQEALSNMPASLKQLPATQIPLRSFNVTGLENLRSLLKEEQVITAPTSLQNETYPALRQVVDDLVRTNKRVVFTMGKGGVGKTTIAATIALGLAEKGKKVHLATTDPAAHLGYIIQESDAIKMSRIDEKQELADYQEEVLTKARQTMSPEDLAYVEEDLRSPCTQEIAVFRRFADIVATVDADVVVIDTAPTGHTLLLLDSSQSYAKEVERTSGEVPESVRQLLPVLQDPQQTEVVMVTLPENTPVYESLRLKEDLDRANIAHTWWVVNNSMLSTGTTNELLLARAQNEQKWIQKVAEVSNNHFAVVEWSSVELKGEALATIL
- the arsD gene encoding arsenite efflux transporter metallochaperone ArsD; amino-acid sequence: MEKLAIYEPALCCSTGVCGPSVDENLIRITAVMQHVRKVEGKQMVRYNLSANPNSFIRNEAVQQVLQEKGIDGLPVTVLNNDTIVKVGDYPTNQEIADWLGVSLEKTTASTVK
- a CDS encoding ArsR/SmtB family transcription factor, coding for MTYESYAKIAKALSEPKRVKILDMLSCGEMCACDILEHFDFTQPTLSHHIKVLTEAGMVTSEKKGTWHHYSLNEETAKQYIQETVHLLTHAADCICIKEGNKTDKTNLGVLQ
- the arsB gene encoding ACR3 family arsenite efflux transporter; protein product: MTTNSEKKHNKLAIGIWEKYLSLWVGLSMIAGILIGYFLPGVPIALEGMTFYNVSIPTSILLWIMIFPMFLKIDFFSVVGALKKPKGIALTSFINYAIKPFTMFAIAAFFFYVVFNQWVSSELAGEYIAGAVLLGAAPCTAMVFVWSKLTNGDPAYTLVQVSVNDILILLLYVPIVSLLLGVTDIDVPMETLVLSLVLFIVAPLVAAIFTRNVVVNKKGKEYFENTFIGKFDGYTNLGLILTLIIIFTTQGQPIIENPLHILLIAVPLIIQNILIYVIGYGGSKACRLPYNIAAPAAMVGTSNFFELAVAVSISMFGLDSGATLVTVVGVLIEVPMMLLLVKFSNKTKHWFDGYEY
- a CDS encoding FAD-dependent oxidoreductase, with amino-acid sequence MKIVIIGSVAAGTSVAAKARRNTEEAEIVVYDQGKDISYSVCGIPYQIGGEVESIDQLTPRNAAWFKKRYNVDIFTEHKVTKANHETKTLEVLNVVTGETKEDHYDVLVIATGASPFTPPPFNQNEYDNVFQVRNIQDNRDITAYLSLKQPKKAVVVGSGFIGLEMTEQLVHKGMDVTLVEMQDQVMPPMDADMAFRVEEHLRAHGVRLLLSDTVKTIDGKNSVKSVTTTKGETLEADVVFLSVGVRPNTELAKQMGVEIGPTGAIAVNKKMQTNVPDVYAVGDVAESFSVITGKPIYRPLGSTANKMGRIAGDVITGGNLEHRGVLGTGIFRLFDLHVGQTGLTEKEAIQEGYEYETLYNLKPDHAEYLGGQELTIKALADRKTGRVLGAQVIGKAGVDKRVDVIATAITFGAKAEDLFHLDLAYAPPFATTKDPVLYTGMALDNAIKRNPLMTPTKILATQEKGEAIQIIDTRSKKDYEKSHVKGAVHIPLGELRIRAEELDKEVPTVTYCNKGVTGNAAQNVLINHGFKEVYNLSGGNKNYQSYVAMLEAIK
- a CDS encoding reverse transcriptase domain-containing protein, which gives rise to MNRQNDISLIDRVVDKYNMERAIEKVRKNKGVPSVDGMTVDELEEHMQTYGSAIVRKLKDSTYQPQPVKRVEIPKANGGVRRLGIPTVRDRVVQQAILQVIDPIIDPHFSEYSYGFRKGRNAHQAIEHVIGYYEEGYRVVVDCDLKNYFDTINHQILRNNLEYYIHDKVILRIIWNFLKSGLLWYRTPEFFPFPSILGQELFFIRLS
- a CDS encoding DUF305 domain-containing protein, with the translated sequence MNKYIRFGLMILTSTVVMYFLMFVNVNEFAHIYLSQTRVYMAILMGAIMAIIMMGFMWKMYDNKKLNTVIMGLSVLLVVGSFGLIQNQVGVDDTAWMRAMIPHHSTAIMTSENANLTDSRVQKLSEEIIQAQEEEIAEMEQLIEDIEENGEE
- a CDS encoding CopY/TcrY family copper transport repressor, translated to MSTIVVNPHITDAEWEVMRVVWANGRVTSKEVISILKEKMDWKQATTKTLLGRLVEKGALNTEQEGRKYIYSANIEEKEAVRSFTNDIFDRICQKNVGNVIESIIKDHTLSFDDIQRLEEILEMKKAFAVEEVDCQCAEGQCDCHLHHHGE